A stretch of the Azospirillum brasilense genome encodes the following:
- a CDS encoding acetyl-CoA hydrolase/transferase family protein — MYRDRIRLKSLWGKVVTPEEAALLIRDGMTIGMSGFTRAGDAKAVPLALAERAATERLKVTLMTGASLGNDVDRILTEAGVLARRLPFQADPVLRKAINRGEVMFVDQHLSETVELLRSRQMGPVDVAVIEACAITETGGIVPTTSIGNSATFAILAEKIIVELNLTQPLDLEGMHDVYIPTRRPFREPIPVVTAESRAGLPYIPIDPSKIAAIVVTRKQDSSATILPPDAETRDIAGHLIEFLDREVRQGRLGRSLNPLQAGIGTIANAVLHGMIDSPFHDLTMYSEVLQDSTFDLFDAGKLTFASGSSITLSAGKYAEVLPKISSYKGRLLLRPQEISNHPEVIRRLGVIGINTALECDIYGNVNSTHVNGTQMMNGIGGSGDFARNAHLAIFVTKSLAKDGKISSVVPMVTHTDHNEHDVDVLVTETGLADLRGLAPRERAETIIRNCVHPSYRELALDYHRRALQRGGHTPHLLEEAFSWHLRYQQTGSMRPV; from the coding sequence ATGTACCGCGACCGTATTCGCCTGAAGTCCCTGTGGGGTAAGGTGGTGACGCCGGAAGAGGCGGCCCTGCTGATCCGCGACGGCATGACCATCGGCATGAGCGGCTTCACCCGCGCCGGTGACGCCAAGGCGGTGCCGCTGGCGCTGGCCGAGCGCGCCGCGACGGAACGGCTGAAGGTCACGCTGATGACCGGCGCCTCGCTGGGCAACGACGTGGACCGCATCCTGACGGAGGCCGGGGTGCTGGCCCGCCGCCTGCCGTTCCAGGCCGACCCGGTGCTGCGCAAGGCGATCAACCGCGGCGAGGTGATGTTCGTCGACCAGCACCTGTCGGAGACGGTGGAGCTTCTGCGCTCCCGCCAGATGGGGCCGGTGGACGTGGCGGTGATCGAGGCCTGCGCGATCACCGAGACGGGCGGGATCGTTCCCACCACCTCGATCGGCAACTCGGCGACCTTCGCCATCCTGGCGGAGAAGATCATCGTCGAACTGAACCTGACCCAGCCGCTCGACCTGGAGGGGATGCACGACGTCTACATCCCGACGCGTCGCCCCTTCCGAGAGCCGATCCCGGTGGTGACCGCGGAGAGCCGCGCCGGCCTGCCCTACATCCCCATCGACCCGTCGAAGATCGCGGCCATCGTGGTGACCCGCAAGCAGGACAGCAGCGCCACCATCCTGCCGCCGGACGCCGAGACCCGTGACATCGCCGGGCACCTCATCGAGTTCCTCGACCGCGAGGTGCGGCAGGGCCGGCTGGGCCGCTCGCTGAACCCGCTCCAGGCCGGGATCGGGACCATCGCCAACGCGGTGCTGCACGGCATGATCGACAGCCCGTTCCACGACCTGACCATGTACAGCGAGGTCCTGCAGGACAGCACCTTCGACCTGTTCGACGCCGGCAAGCTGACCTTCGCCTCGGGCTCCTCCATCACGCTGAGCGCAGGAAAATACGCAGAGGTTCTGCCGAAGATCAGCAGCTACAAGGGCCGGCTGCTGCTGCGTCCGCAGGAGATTTCCAACCACCCGGAGGTCATCCGCCGGCTGGGCGTGATCGGCATCAACACGGCGCTGGAGTGCGACATCTACGGCAACGTCAACTCGACCCACGTCAACGGCACGCAGATGATGAACGGCATCGGCGGCTCCGGCGACTTCGCGCGCAACGCCCACCTCGCCATCTTCGTCACCAAGTCGCTGGCCAAGGATGGGAAGATTTCCAGCGTCGTGCCGATGGTCACCCACACCGACCACAACGAGCATGACGTGGACGTCCTGGTGACCGAGACCGGTCTGGCCGACCTGCGCGGCCTCGCCCCGCGCGAGCGGGCGGAGACGATCATCCGCAACTGCGTCCATCCCAGCTACCGCGAGCTGGCGCTGGACTATCACCGCCGGGCGCTGCAGCGCGGCGGCCACACCCCGCATCTGCTGGAGGAGGCCTTCTCCTGGCACCTGCGCTACCAGCAGACGGGCAGCATGCGGCCGGTCTGA
- a CDS encoding pyridoxal phosphate-dependent aminotransferase, with product MRFSSLTDRIRGDRVAAWDIHFAAWTAKGRGEDVIVLSVGDPDFDTPAPVRDAAIAALHAGDTHYTPIPGRPELRAALARDVARRTGLAIEPENVIVCAGAQNGLFNATLCLVEAGDEVLVPEPMYLTYEACVRASGATLVPVAPDAATLRLDPAALAAAVTPRTRAIFLATPANPTGIVMSMEELEAVADLARRHDLWVVADEVYASLTFDRPHISIATLPGMAERTVTINSLSKSHAMTGWRAGWVVAPAPLVAHMGTLALCMLYGLPGFVQQAALVAVEQGDAAVAAMREGYRRRRDIALEALGSVPGLRCLKPEAGMFMLVDVRGTGLPTMEFAWRLFRETGVSVLDAGAFGPAAAGCVRLSFAVGEAELAEACRRIAAFVTGLRPAA from the coding sequence ATGCGTTTCTCGTCCCTCACCGACCGCATCCGCGGCGACCGCGTCGCGGCCTGGGACATCCATTTCGCCGCCTGGACCGCCAAGGGGCGCGGCGAGGACGTGATCGTGCTGAGCGTCGGTGACCCGGACTTCGACACGCCCGCCCCGGTGCGCGACGCCGCCATCGCCGCCCTGCACGCCGGCGACACCCATTACACCCCGATCCCAGGCCGTCCGGAGCTGCGCGCCGCGCTGGCCCGCGACGTCGCCCGCCGCACCGGTCTGGCGATCGAGCCGGAGAACGTCATCGTCTGCGCCGGGGCGCAGAACGGCCTGTTCAACGCCACCCTTTGCCTCGTCGAGGCGGGGGACGAGGTGCTGGTGCCGGAACCGATGTACCTGACCTACGAGGCCTGCGTCCGCGCGTCCGGCGCCACGCTGGTCCCGGTGGCCCCGGACGCCGCCACGCTGCGGCTGGACCCGGCGGCGCTGGCCGCCGCGGTGACCCCGCGCACCCGCGCCATCTTCCTGGCGACCCCCGCCAACCCCACCGGCATCGTCATGTCGATGGAGGAACTGGAGGCCGTGGCCGACCTCGCCCGCCGCCACGACCTGTGGGTGGTCGCCGACGAGGTCTATGCCAGCCTGACCTTCGACCGGCCGCACATCAGCATCGCCACCCTGCCCGGCATGGCGGAGCGCACGGTGACCATCAACAGCCTGTCCAAGTCGCACGCCATGACCGGCTGGCGCGCCGGCTGGGTCGTCGCCCCGGCGCCGCTGGTCGCCCATATGGGCACGCTGGCGCTGTGCATGCTCTACGGCCTGCCGGGATTCGTGCAGCAGGCCGCGCTGGTCGCCGTCGAGCAGGGCGACGCGGCGGTGGCGGCGATGCGCGAGGGCTACCGCCGCCGCCGCGACATCGCGCTGGAGGCGCTCGGCTCGGTTCCCGGCCTGCGCTGCCTGAAGCCGGAGGCCGGCATGTTCATGCTGGTGGACGTGCGCGGCACCGGACTGCCGACCATGGAGTTCGCGTGGCGGCTGTTCCGCGAAACCGGCGTGTCGGTGCTGGACGCCGGCGCCTTCGGCCCGGCGGCGGCGGGCTGCGTCCGCCTGTCCTTCGCGGTCGGCGAGGCGGAGCTGGCGGAGGCCTGCCGCCGCATCGCCGCCTTCGTGACGGGGTTGCGGCCGGCGGCGTGA